A stretch of DNA from Variovorax paradoxus:
CCATGTTGGCGATGTCGGTGGCCGTCACCATGCGGCCCAGTGCGGCCTGTGAGGTGTAGGCGCGCGTCACTTCGTCGAGCGGCTTGCCCAGGGCCTCGGCCTTGGCGGCGATGACTGCGCGGATGCGCGGACCGTCGACCGCGCCCGGCAGGATCGCGTTGACGCGGATGCCGTCGGCGCCCAGTTCGAGCGCCAGCGTTTTCGTGAAGCCGATCACCGCCCACTTCGAGGCGGAGTAGGGCGAGCGCCCCGGCATGCCCAGGTGCCCGGCGGCCGACGACAGGTTGATGATGGCCGGCAGGCGGCCCTTACGCAGCCGCGGCACGGCCTGCCGCACGCAGAGGAACTGGCCGGTGACGTTGACGGCCATGGTGCGTTCCCAGTCGGCGAGCGAGACGGTCTCGACCGGACCGGTGGGCCCGGCCACGCCGGCGTTGTTCACCAGCACGTCGAGGCCGCCGAGTTCGCGGTCGACCGCCTCGAACAGGCGGGCCACGTCGTCCTCCTTGGACACGTCGGCGACGCAGCGGCCCACCTCGGGCAGTTCACGCGCCAGCTGGTCGAGGCTGGCAGCCTGCACGTCGCAGACGAAGACCTTGGCGCCCGCCGCCGCGAAGCTGCGCACGATGTCCAGGCCGATGCCGTTGGCACCGGCGGTGACGAGCACGCGCCGGCCGGCGAGGGAGTTGTTGTTCCACATGCTGAAGAGATCCTTGAGGTCGATATTGGATGACCGGGATCGTATATCTGTGATCACAGATAATTCATAGGGAATACCCCGGTCCTATACTTCAACGCATGAGCCTCACCGATCTCGTCACCCCCCTCAAGCGCCAGACGCTCAGCGCCAACGTCTACGACCAGTTGCGCGACCTCGTGATGAGCGGGCAGATGATGCCGGGCGAGCAGATTTCATTGCGCAGCGCGGCCGAGGCACTGGGCGTGAGCGTGATGCCGGTGCGCGAAGCCATGCAGCGCCTGGTGGCCGAGCAGGCGCTCGAACTCACGCCCAGCCGCACCTTGCGCGTGCCCCGGATGACGGCGGCGCAGTTCAAGGAAATCACCACCATCCGCACCAACCTCGAAGGCCTGGCCACGGAGCTGGCGGCCTCGGCGTCGGGCGCGGTGGCGCTGCGCGACATCACGCGCTGGCACGACGAGTTCGCGGCCGAGATGAACGCGGCCAGCCCCGACGGCTCGAAGCTCGTCACCTTCAACAAGGAGTTCCACTTCGCGGTCTACGCCGCCGCCGACATGCCGGTGTTGTTGCAGATGATCGAGGCGCTGTGGCTGCGCATCGGCCCCATCCTCAACTACGACCTGCGGGCCGGCTCGCGCCGCGTGGGGGACAAGGTGGCGATGTCGCACCATGCGGCGCTGCTGGCCGCGCTGAAGCGCCGCGACGGCGCCAAGGCCCGGGCCGCGCTGCAGGGCGACATTGAAAGCGCCGCGGAATTCATCCTGTCGACGGGCGTGCTGGTGTCGGATGGCACGCTGCCGCCGCAGAACGCCGCGCCGGCCGCAAAGAAAGCGCGCGCCGCGGCAGGCGCGGCGCGCTGAGGTTCAGAGCGTCGGGTCCTGCCCCGGCGCCGCGCTGCGCACCGCCAGCGTCTGCAGACGCGCATAGAGCCCATCGCGCGACATGAGTTGCTCGTGGCTGCCTTGCTCGGCGATGCGGCCTTGCTCCATCACGATGATGCGGTCCGCGTGCTGGATGGTCGACAGGCGGTGCGCCACGATCAGCGTGGTGCGGCCCTGCATCAGGCGCTGCAGGGCGTCTTGCACCAGCCGTTCCGACTCGGTGTCGAGCGCCGACGTGGCTTCGTCGAGCAGCAGAACGGGCGCGTTCTTGTAGAGCGCGCGGGCAATCGCCAGACGCTGGCGCTGGCCGCCCGACAGCTGCGTGGCGTTGTGGCCGAGCACGGTCTCGATGCCTTGCGGCAGTGTCGCGACATGCGCGCTCAGGTTGGCCGCCTCAAGGCAAGACTGCACGCGCGCGATGTCGATGTCACCGCCGAGCGCCACGTTAGCGGCGAGCGTGTCGTTGAGCATCACCACGTCCTGGCTCACCATCGCGAACTGGGCGCGCAGGCTCTTGAGCTGCCACTCGCTGGTGTCGTGGCCGTCGAGCAGCACCTGGCCGCCACTGGGCTGCACGAAGCGCGGCAGCAGGTTGACCAGCGTGGTCTTGCCCGAGCCCGACGGGCCGACGAAAGCCACCACCTGGCCCGGTTCGATGACGAGGTTCACGCCGTCGAGCGCGCGCTGTTCGTCGTCGCCGCGATAGCTGACCTGCACGTTGCGCAGTTCGATGTGGCCTTGCGCGTGCTCGACGCGGTAGTCACCCTGCGATTCCGGTGCCACCTCGTCGATGAGGATCAAGCCGCGCTCGAGCGCCGCCAGGCCGCGTGTGATGGGCCCGGCCACTTCGGCGAGGCGGCGGATCGGCGCGATCAGCATCAGCATGGCCGTGATGTAGGCGACGAAGCCGCCCACCGTGAAGCCCTGCTTGCCGCTTTGCCAGAGCGCGATCATCACCACGATCGACAGCGCCAGCGAAGCCATCATCTGCGTGAGTGGCGTGGTGGCGGCCTGGGCGATGGTGGACTTCACGGCCAGCCGGTTGAGGCGCTGGCTCAGCTGCTCGAAGCGCCGCTCCTGCGCCTGCTCGGCGCCGTGCAGGCGCACCACGCGGTGGGCCAGCACGTTTTCCTCGACCACGTAGGCCAGCTCGTCGGTGGCCTGCTGGCCTTGCTGCGTGAGCTTGTACAGGCGCTTGGAGAAAACCTTCATGATCCACGAGATGCTGGGCACCAGGAAGGCCACGATGAGCGTGAGCTTCCAGTTCAGGTAGACCAGGTAGCCCAGCAGCGCAATGAGCGTGAAGCCGTCGCGCGAGAGCCCGAGCAGCGCCTGCACCAGCAGCATGGCGCCGGTCTGCACCTCGTACACCACCGTATTCGACAGCGCGCTGGCCGACTGCCGCGCAAACAGCGCCAGCTCGGCGCCGAGCAGCCGTTCGAACAGCACGCGGCGCAATTTCTGCATGCCTTCGTTGGCGATGCGCGAGAGTGCGTACTGCGAAATGAACTGCGCGATGCCACGCACCGCGAACAGCAGCAGCACCGCGGCCGGAATGAACCACAGCGGCATCTCGCCGCGCGTGAAGCCCCGGTCGAGCAGCGGCTTGAGCAGGGCGGCCATCAGCGGCTCGGTGAGCGCAGCCAGCAGGGCGCCGATCAGCCCCACGGCCCACCATTGGCGCGAACTGCCGAACCAGGTCATGAGTCGCGCCAGCCGGCGCATGAGGGGAGGGCGGGCGCTCTCGCTGCCGGGGATGCTTGCATATGGCGGCGGATTTTACGGGCGGCTCCGGCCGTCTTTCGGGAGGCCTGTAGGACCATTTCGCCGGATAAACGTTTTGTGACGGCGGGTCCAAACCAGTGTGTAACATGTGGCCCGTGAAACGCCGGGGAGAAACTTTTTACCCGGAAACCTCTCCGAACCGCATGAACAAGCCGTTGCCAGATCTTTCCCCAACTCCTTCTTCATCGTTGATTGCGCGCCGCAGCCTCATCGCGGCCCTTGCTGCTTCTCCCATGCTTCCCGCCATGGCCCAGTTCCGGGTCGAGGTTTCGGGCGTGGGGCTGACGCAGCTGCCGATCGCGCTCGTGCCTTTCAGGGGGCAGGACGCCTCGCCCCAGAAGATTTCCGACATCGTCCAGGCCGACCTCGAACGCAGCGGCCAGTTCCGCGGCGTCGATGCCTCGGGCCAGGCACTCGATGAATCCTCCCGACCCGATCTCGCCCTGTGGCGCCAGCGCACGGCCGATTCGCTCGTCGTGGGCAGCGTCAGCCGGATGGGCGACGGGCGCTACGACGTGCGCTTTCGCCTGTGGGACGTGGTCAAAGACCGCGACCTCGGCGGCCAGAGCTACACCGTGCCGCAGGGCGACCTGCGCCTGGCGGCGCACCGCATCGCCGACTACGTGTACGAGAAGCTGACCGGCGACAAGGGCATCTTCTCGACCCGCATCGCCTACGTGACCAAGGGCGGCAGCCGCTACTCGCTGTGGGTGGCAGACGCCGACGGCGAGAACGCGCAGGCCGCGCTGGCCAGCCCCGAGCCGATCATCTCGCCCTGCTGGTCGTCCAACGGCCAGCAGCTGGCGTATGTGTCCTTCGAGTCGCGCAAGCCCGTGGTCTACGTGCACAACGTGGCCAGCGGCCAGCGCCGGCTGCTCGCCAACTTCAAGGGCTCCAACAGCGCCCCGGCCTGGGCACCCGACGGCCGCTCGCTGGCCGTCACGCTCAGCCGCGACGGCGGCTCGCAGCTGTTCACCATTCCGGCCAGCGGCGGCGAACCGCGCCGCCTCACGCAAAGCTCGAGCATCGACACCGAGCCGGTGTACTCGGCCGACGGCAGCACGATCTACTTCGTGAGCGACCGCGGCGGCGCGCCCCAGATCTACAAGATGGGCGCCGGCGGCGGCAGCCCCACCCGGGTCACCTTCAGCGGCACCTACAACATTTCTCCATCTGTCAGCGGCGATGGCCGGTGGTTGGCCTACATCTCGCGGGTCGGCGGTGCGTTCAAACTCCACGTGATGGAGTTGGCCTCCGGCAATGTCGCCGCGATCACCGACACCACGGCCGACGAGAGCCCGAGCTTCGCACCCAACAGCAAGCTGATCGTCTATGCCACGCACCTGCAAGGTCGCGAGGCGCTCATGACGACCACGCTGGACGGAAAAATCAAGGCCCGTTTGGCGGGCCAGGCGGGAGACATCCGCGAACCGGACTGGGGTCCGTTTCAAAAGCAATAAGCATTGACCAGATAAATTTACTTGAGGAGTTCGCACATGTTGAAACGCACCATCTATTCGCTCGCCATCGTGGCGCTCATCGCCGGTTGCTCGTCGGGCACCAAGCTCAACGAAACGCCGGTCTCCGACCGCAGCGGCACCGCCGGCGGCCAGCAGGGCGGCGCTGCCGCCGTGGCGCCCGTGACCATCGACCCCAACGCCAACACGGCGCAAGGTCCGGTCGGCGTCGAGCGCATCGTGTACTTCGACTACGACAGCTACACCGTCAAGCCCGAGTTCCAGTCGGTGATCGACGGCCATGCGCGCTTCCTCAAGGGCGCCACGCAACGTCGCATCTCGATCGAAGGCCACACCGACGAGCGCGGCGGCCGCGAGTACAACCTGGCCCTCGGCCAGAAGCGTTCCGAAGCCGTGCGCCGTGCGCTCACGCTGCTGGGCGTGAACGACAGCCAGATCGAAGCCGTGAGCTTCGGCAAGGAAAAGCCCGCGGCTCAGGGCTCTGGTGAAGAAGTGTGGGCGCAGAACCGCCGCGCTGAAATCCGCTACACCCGGTGATGCAACCACGTGCACTGTGGCGAGGCGCGGCCCTCGCCGCCGCCTTGCTCTGCGCGTCGGCCGGCTCGCAGGCTGCGCTGTTCGAGGACGACGAGGCGCGCCGCGCCATCCTCGACCTGCGCCAGCGCGTCGAAGCCATGCGCCAGCAGACCGACCAGCGCCTGGCCGACGAAAATGGCCAGCTGCGCCGCAGCCTGCTCGACCTGCAAAGCCAGATCGAGCAGATGCGCGGCGAACTGGCGCGCATGACCGGCCAGAACGAGCAGCTCACGCGCACGCTGAGCGAAATGCAGTCGCGCCAGACCACCATCGACGACAAGCTGCGCCAGAACGAGCCTTCCAAGGTCTCGATCGACGGCCGCGAGTTCAACGCCGATCCGAAGGAAAAGGCCGATTTCGAAGCAGCGCTGGGCATCTTCCGCTCAGGCCAGTTCGCACAGGCGCAAACCGCTTTTGCCGAGTTCGTGAAGCGCTATCCGCAAAGCGGCTACAACGCGTCCGCGCTGTTCTGGCTCGGCAATGCGCAGTACGCCACGCGCAACTACAACGAAGCCATCGCCAATTTCCGCTCGATGCTCTCGCTCGCACCCGACCACGCCAAGGCGCCCGAAGCCGTGCTGTCGATCGCGAACTGCCAGATCGAACTGAAAGACACGCGCGCCGCACGTCGCACGCTGGAAGACCTGACCAAGGCCTACCCGCAGTCGGAAGCCGCACAAGCCGGCCGCGAGCGTCTGTCGCGCCTGCGTTGATGCAATGACCGTTTCAGCGGAGCTGTCCGCTTGAGCGCTTCGCCCGAAGCCTCGTCCCTCTCCATGGCCGCCGCGGATGTCTTGACCGACACCGCGGCGCCTGACTTTGCGCGCCGCTTCGGCGGCCTTGAGCGCCTGTACGGCGTGGCCGGCGCCGCGCGCATCCGCCATGTCCATGTGCTGGTCGTCGGCATCGGCGGCGTGGGTTCGTGGGCGGTCGAGGCGCTGGCACGCAGCGGGGTGGGGCGCCTGACGTTGATTGACCTCGATCACGTGTCCGAGTCGAACATCAACCGCCAGATCCACGCGCTCGACTCCACCGTGGGGCAGGCCAAGGTCGAAGCCATGCGCGAGCGCATCGCGCAGATCAACCCCGAGTGCCAGGTGCTCGCCATCGACGAGTTCGTCGAGCCCGACAACTGGGCTTCGCTGCTCGAAACCGCGGAGGCGACTCATGGGCCGGTCCACGCGGTCATCGATGCGTGCGACCAGGTGAAGGCCAAGCTCGCCATGGCCGCATGGGCGCGCACGGTGTCGCGCAGCACCGCGTTCATCACGGTCGGTGCGGCGGGCGGCAAGCGGCAGGCGCACAAGGTCGACATCGACGACCTGTC
This window harbors:
- a CDS encoding SDR family oxidoreductase encodes the protein MWNNNSLAGRRVLVTAGANGIGLDIVRSFAAAGAKVFVCDVQAASLDQLARELPEVGRCVADVSKEDDVARLFEAVDRELGGLDVLVNNAGVAGPTGPVETVSLADWERTMAVNVTGQFLCVRQAVPRLRKGRLPAIINLSSAAGHLGMPGRSPYSASKWAVIGFTKTLALELGADGIRVNAILPGAVDGPRIRAVIAAKAEALGKPLDEVTRAYTSQAALGRMVTATDIANMVLFAASDLAASVTGQELVVDGHTQALS
- a CDS encoding GntR family transcriptional regulator, with product MSLTDLVTPLKRQTLSANVYDQLRDLVMSGQMMPGEQISLRSAAEALGVSVMPVREAMQRLVAEQALELTPSRTLRVPRMTAAQFKEITTIRTNLEGLATELAASASGAVALRDITRWHDEFAAEMNAASPDGSKLVTFNKEFHFAVYAAADMPVLLQMIEALWLRIGPILNYDLRAGSRRVGDKVAMSHHAALLAALKRRDGAKARAALQGDIESAAEFILSTGVLVSDGTLPPQNAAPAAKKARAAAGAAR
- the msbA gene encoding lipid A export permease/ATP-binding protein MsbA; this translates as MTWFGSSRQWWAVGLIGALLAALTEPLMAALLKPLLDRGFTRGEMPLWFIPAAVLLLFAVRGIAQFISQYALSRIANEGMQKLRRVLFERLLGAELALFARQSASALSNTVVYEVQTGAMLLVQALLGLSRDGFTLIALLGYLVYLNWKLTLIVAFLVPSISWIMKVFSKRLYKLTQQGQQATDELAYVVEENVLAHRVVRLHGAEQAQERRFEQLSQRLNRLAVKSTIAQAATTPLTQMMASLALSIVVMIALWQSGKQGFTVGGFVAYITAMLMLIAPIRRLAEVAGPITRGLAALERGLILIDEVAPESQGDYRVEHAQGHIELRNVQVSYRGDDEQRALDGVNLVIEPGQVVAFVGPSGSGKTTLVNLLPRFVQPSGGQVLLDGHDTSEWQLKSLRAQFAMVSQDVVMLNDTLAANVALGGDIDIARVQSCLEAANLSAHVATLPQGIETVLGHNATQLSGGQRQRLAIARALYKNAPVLLLDEATSALDTESERLVQDALQRLMQGRTTLIVAHRLSTIQHADRIIVMEQGRIAEQGSHEQLMSRDGLYARLQTLAVRSAAPGQDPTL
- the tolB gene encoding Tol-Pal system beta propeller repeat protein TolB; amino-acid sequence: MLPAMAQFRVEVSGVGLTQLPIALVPFRGQDASPQKISDIVQADLERSGQFRGVDASGQALDESSRPDLALWRQRTADSLVVGSVSRMGDGRYDVRFRLWDVVKDRDLGGQSYTVPQGDLRLAAHRIADYVYEKLTGDKGIFSTRIAYVTKGGSRYSLWVADADGENAQAALASPEPIISPCWSSNGQQLAYVSFESRKPVVYVHNVASGQRRLLANFKGSNSAPAWAPDGRSLAVTLSRDGGSQLFTIPASGGEPRRLTQSSSIDTEPVYSADGSTIYFVSDRGGAPQIYKMGAGGGSPTRVTFSGTYNISPSVSGDGRWLAYISRVGGAFKLHVMELASGNVAAITDTTADESPSFAPNSKLIVYATHLQGREALMTTTLDGKIKARLAGQAGDIREPDWGPFQKQ
- the pal gene encoding peptidoglycan-associated lipoprotein Pal, translating into MLKRTIYSLAIVALIAGCSSGTKLNETPVSDRSGTAGGQQGGAAAVAPVTIDPNANTAQGPVGVERIVYFDYDSYTVKPEFQSVIDGHARFLKGATQRRISIEGHTDERGGREYNLALGQKRSEAVRRALTLLGVNDSQIEAVSFGKEKPAAQGSGEEVWAQNRRAEIRYTR
- the ybgF gene encoding tol-pal system protein YbgF, yielding MQPRALWRGAALAAALLCASAGSQAALFEDDEARRAILDLRQRVEAMRQQTDQRLADENGQLRRSLLDLQSQIEQMRGELARMTGQNEQLTRTLSEMQSRQTTIDDKLRQNEPSKVSIDGREFNADPKEKADFEAALGIFRSGQFAQAQTAFAEFVKRYPQSGYNASALFWLGNAQYATRNYNEAIANFRSMLSLAPDHAKAPEAVLSIANCQIELKDTRAARRTLEDLTKAYPQSEAAQAGRERLSRLR
- a CDS encoding ThiF family adenylyltransferase; the encoded protein is MAAADVLTDTAAPDFARRFGGLERLYGVAGAARIRHVHVLVVGIGGVGSWAVEALARSGVGRLTLIDLDHVSESNINRQIHALDSTVGQAKVEAMRERIAQINPECQVLAIDEFVEPDNWASLLETAEATHGPVHAVIDACDQVKAKLAMAAWARTVSRSTAFITVGAAGGKRQAHKVDIDDLSLVTHDPLLAQLRQRLRKLHGAPREGRKIGVTCVFSRESVAPPDASCQIDSGDGSLNCHGYGSVVSVTATFGQCAAGWVLDEIARNSTL